The following proteins are co-located in the Haloarcula rubripromontorii genome:
- a CDS encoding helix-hairpin-helix domain-containing protein gives MELESVPGVGAKTAAALRELDDPEAALRDGDVASLARAPGISEGRAARIARGAIRAEHDDPGGFAATKRAREIHEDALALLTDRTVTDYAAKRLATIYPSGVRSRIEEVRAFAEAAMEREPDAAVLDALSAVEPLAEPGDVQVRDRCLATRDAERYADAQAAIPEVSVEVVDDARQLAELARSYSTVVALDEAFAGVDIEGDVRVEPDALEEPASVVPERVLTFFARNRDRIRAAAEVHRVADLDAPCDLDTLLSALDQLDEDGSVSGDEELDRLATAVDDLDAAVSTAESVANDHLREAIEEQDVTIEGTDLLSLVERGAGVDSLLQRELADEYAAAVEKARDHLVDALALRDMEATARRAFPDEPAYPVEHSEDVVARLREELTAARDQRATRRKRALADDLAEMREDAAALVDAALELDVELAIARFAADFDCTMPDLTESEGVAIEGGRSPLLDVPFDEVEPVDYAVEGVTVLSGVNSGGKTSTLDLVALVTTLAHMGLPVPAESARVGRVSELHYHAKTQGTLDAGAFEATLREFGGLVTDVSADRPVMVLVDELESITEPGAAATIIAGILESLSEREATAVFVSHLAEDIRDAAESDLAVDGIEAEGLVDGELRVNRSPVKGKLARSTPELIVEKLADDGDDDGFYGDLLSKFE, from the coding sequence ATGGAGCTCGAATCGGTTCCGGGCGTCGGGGCGAAAACAGCCGCGGCGCTCCGGGAATTAGACGACCCGGAGGCGGCACTCCGGGACGGCGACGTGGCGTCGCTCGCACGCGCACCGGGCATCAGCGAGGGCCGGGCCGCCCGCATCGCTCGCGGCGCGATTCGGGCCGAACACGACGACCCCGGTGGGTTCGCCGCGACGAAACGCGCCCGGGAAATCCACGAGGACGCGCTGGCGCTGCTGACCGACCGGACGGTGACTGACTACGCCGCGAAGCGACTGGCGACGATCTATCCCAGCGGCGTCCGGAGCCGTATCGAGGAGGTCCGTGCCTTCGCCGAGGCGGCGATGGAGCGAGAACCCGACGCAGCGGTTCTGGACGCCCTGTCGGCCGTCGAACCGCTGGCCGAACCCGGCGACGTGCAGGTGCGGGACCGGTGTCTGGCGACCCGCGACGCCGAGCGCTACGCCGACGCGCAGGCCGCGATTCCGGAGGTCAGCGTCGAGGTCGTCGACGACGCCCGTCAGCTGGCCGAGCTTGCCCGGTCGTACTCGACCGTCGTCGCGCTCGACGAAGCCTTCGCCGGCGTCGACATCGAGGGCGACGTGCGGGTGGAACCGGACGCGCTCGAAGAGCCCGCGTCCGTCGTCCCCGAACGCGTGCTCACTTTCTTCGCCCGCAATCGCGACCGGATACGGGCCGCCGCAGAGGTCCACCGCGTTGCCGACCTCGATGCGCCGTGTGACCTGGACACGCTCCTGTCGGCGCTGGACCAACTCGACGAGGACGGGAGCGTCAGCGGTGACGAGGAGCTTGACCGGCTCGCCACCGCCGTCGACGACCTCGACGCAGCGGTGTCAACCGCCGAGAGCGTCGCCAACGACCACCTTAGGGAAGCTATCGAAGAGCAGGACGTGACCATCGAGGGGACGGACCTGCTGTCGCTGGTCGAGCGGGGCGCGGGCGTGGACTCGCTCCTGCAGCGCGAACTGGCCGACGAGTACGCCGCGGCTGTCGAGAAGGCCCGCGACCACCTCGTCGACGCGCTGGCGCTCCGGGACATGGAGGCGACGGCGCGCCGGGCGTTCCCCGACGAACCGGCCTACCCCGTCGAACACAGCGAGGACGTCGTCGCCCGCCTCCGCGAGGAACTGACCGCCGCGCGCGACCAGCGCGCCACCCGCCGGAAGCGGGCGCTCGCAGACGACCTCGCAGAGATGCGCGAGGATGCCGCGGCGCTGGTCGACGCGGCGCTGGAACTCGACGTGGAACTGGCAATCGCCCGCTTCGCCGCGGACTTCGACTGCACGATGCCCGACCTCACGGAATCCGAGGGGGTCGCCATCGAGGGCGGGCGCTCGCCGCTGCTCGACGTGCCCTTCGACGAAGTCGAACCGGTCGACTACGCCGTCGAGGGTGTGACGGTCCTCTCGGGGGTCAACAGCGGCGGGAAGACCTCGACGCTGGACCTCGTCGCGCTGGTGACGACGCTGGCCCACATGGGCCTGCCCGTCCCCGCGGAGTCGGCCCGCGTCGGCCGCGTCTCGGAACTCCACTACCATGCCAAGACGCAGGGCACGCTCGACGCCGGCGCGTTCGAGGCGACGCTCCGGGAGTTCGGCGGGCTCGTGACGGACGTGAGCGCCGACCGGCCGGTGATGGTGCTCGTCGACGAACTCGAATCCATCACCGAACCCGGCGCGGCGGCGACCATCATCGCCGGTATCCTCGAATCCCTGAGCGAGCGCGAGGCGACGGCCGTCTTCGTCTCCCACCTCGCCGAGGACATCCGCGACGCGGCCGAGTCCGACCTCG